In a genomic window of Paracoccaceae bacterium:
- a CDS encoding MarR family transcriptional regulator: MNDISSINALRLLQSADAFRARLSGEFAAVHGLSVNEFLLLMHLDHAENARLARVELARRMHVSASTVTRMVAPMEKTGLVRREVDGRDARFAFVVISKAGQTKLQETRATFQKQAGTLFQDRWSAEELESLSRLLNRLVVGSASNLT; the protein is encoded by the coding sequence ATGAATGATATATCCAGTATAAATGCCTTGCGGCTTCTGCAGTCCGCTGACGCATTCCGCGCCCGTCTGTCAGGGGAATTTGCCGCCGTGCACGGCTTGTCGGTGAATGAATTTCTGCTGCTGATGCATCTTGATCATGCAGAAAACGCCCGGTTGGCCCGCGTTGAACTGGCCAGACGCATGCATGTCAGCGCCTCCACCGTCACACGGATGGTGGCGCCCATGGAAAAAACCGGCCTCGTGCGCCGCGAGGTGGATGGTCGCGACGCCCGGTTCGCTTTCGTTGTGATCTCGAAGGCCGGACAGACAAAGCTTCAGGAAACCCGCGCGACTTTTCAAAAGCAGGCTGGAACTCTTTTCCAGGACCGCTGGAGCGCGGAGGAACTGGAGAGCCTGTCCAGGCTGCTGAACCGGCTGGTGGTGGGCAGCGCGTCGAACCTGACCTAG
- a CDS encoding ABA4-like family protein: MDFELIFSLAGMTAFVGWGFLVISPWAPLWSDRIAGILLPSLLALGYAVLLLFFPAESGGFGSFAEVQMLFNSASALMAGWIHFLAFDLVVGAWICRAARRQGIPFWLVLPCLPLTFLFGPAGFLAFMLVRGLRSNLAVASH, encoded by the coding sequence ATGGATTTCGAACTAATTTTTTCTCTTGCCGGAATGACAGCATTTGTCGGCTGGGGCTTTCTGGTGATCTCACCCTGGGCGCCGCTCTGGTCTGATCGCATCGCCGGCATCTTGCTCCCGTCGCTTCTGGCACTTGGATACGCCGTGCTTTTGCTGTTTTTCCCGGCAGAAAGCGGCGGCTTTGGCAGCTTCGCGGAGGTTCAGATGCTGTTCAACAGCGCGAGCGCCCTTATGGCGGGATGGATCCACTTTCTGGCTTTTGACCTTGTTGTAGGGGCCTGGATCTGTCGCGCCGCGCGGCGTCAGGGGATCCCTTTTTGGCTGGTTTTGCCGTGCTTGCCCCTGACCTTCCTGTTTGGACCAGCCGGTTTTCTCGCATTCATGCTGGTGCGTGGCCTGCGATCAAATCTTGCAGTGGCCTCGCACTGA
- a CDS encoding LysR family transcriptional regulator, whose amino-acid sequence MEWKRSAFDWNQARAFLATAEEGSLSAAARALGLTQPTLSRQVAGLEETLGVTLFERTSRALLLTQAGTQLLEHFQSMGEAANRVSIAATGQSEAVTGHVAIACTNAMATYFLPEILKKLQLAAPDLQIEIIASNALSDLRRREADIAIRHARPQDANLFAKRLRDTTAHLFAASDYLDAVGRPTDPADIAKLQFIGAEFPERMLGLMASRGLDLTVAQFNYSTASVTMSVELMRKGLGIGILPIEVGAAYPELENPYPDFEPMRIESWLVAHRELKTNLRIRLVFDLLADCLGTPQPAP is encoded by the coding sequence ATGGAGTGGAAAAGATCAGCTTTTGACTGGAATCAGGCGCGGGCCTTTCTTGCCACGGCGGAAGAAGGGTCGCTTTCTGCTGCTGCGCGCGCGCTTGGGCTCACGCAGCCGACCCTGAGCCGACAGGTTGCCGGTCTTGAAGAAACGCTGGGTGTGACGCTGTTTGAAAGAACCTCACGCGCGCTGCTGCTGACCCAGGCCGGCACGCAGTTGCTTGAGCACTTTCAAAGCATGGGGGAGGCGGCCAACCGTGTTTCCATTGCAGCCACAGGGCAATCCGAAGCGGTGACGGGACATGTGGCAATCGCCTGTACCAATGCCATGGCGACGTATTTCCTCCCCGAGATTCTCAAGAAACTGCAGCTTGCAGCACCAGATCTTCAGATCGAAATCATCGCGTCCAACGCCTTGAGCGATTTGCGACGGCGGGAAGCGGATATTGCGATCCGGCACGCGCGCCCGCAGGATGCAAATCTTTTCGCCAAACGCCTGAGAGACACCACGGCGCATCTTTTTGCCGCCTCAGACTATCTCGATGCCGTTGGCCGCCCTACCGATCCGGCGGATATTGCAAAGCTGCAGTTTATCGGGGCTGAGTTCCCCGAGCGCATGCTGGGGCTCATGGCATCGCGCGGCCTTGATCTGACGGTCGCGCAGTTCAACTATTCCACGGCAAGTGTGACCATGTCCGTGGAACTCATGCGCAAGGGGTTGGGGATTGGCATCCTGCCCATCGAGGTCGGTGCCGCCTATCCCGAACTGGAGAACCCCTATCCGGATTTTGAACCCATGAGAATCGAATCCTGGCTCGTCGCGCACCGGGAACTGAAGACAAACCTCAGAATTCGGTTGGTGTTCGACCTCTTGGCGGACTGTCTTGGCACACCGCAGCCCGCGCCATAA
- a CDS encoding methyltransferase domain-containing protein: MPTDRLEGREQDATLKGSVKMHILKPSPGASVDLSHQPTIPMSNYRFGSWQVAISRHPRTAQDLTDQYDAASRKWQKVARRYGLDAAYRRPLLASGMGAILEQAGPAARVLDCGIGNGALAVALQRSFPKTPAFCGIDLSPEMLVRADAELRQAGVTPELKRADVLSIPYADASFDVVMAAHVLEHLAEPQRALKEMVRVLKPGGMLFVCLVRRSGFGALIQMRWRTWAVTEQQGLAWLKACHLEHPEFQTIRLGSCAGHASTAFWARRQGEAAHAPEPGTATALEGVLS; encoded by the coding sequence ATGCCAACCGACCGATTAGAAGGGCGCGAACAAGACGCAACACTCAAGGGTTCGGTCAAAATGCATATCCTCAAGCCGTCGCCGGGCGCGTCGGTTGATCTATCACATCAGCCGACAATTCCGATGTCCAATTATCGTTTTGGCTCATGGCAGGTTGCGATCAGCCGGCACCCAAGAACGGCACAGGACTTGACGGATCAATACGATGCAGCCTCGCGCAAGTGGCAGAAAGTGGCGCGGCGTTACGGGCTGGACGCTGCATACCGACGACCTTTGCTGGCATCGGGCATGGGCGCGATACTTGAACAGGCCGGACCCGCGGCCAGGGTTCTGGATTGCGGCATCGGGAATGGCGCCCTTGCGGTTGCGCTGCAGCGGAGTTTCCCGAAAACCCCCGCGTTCTGCGGCATTGATCTGTCGCCTGAGATGTTGGTCCGGGCGGATGCTGAACTGCGCCAGGCCGGGGTGACACCGGAACTGAAGCGCGCGGATGTTCTTTCGATACCCTACGCGGATGCCTCCTTTGATGTTGTGATGGCCGCCCACGTCCTTGAACATCTGGCCGAACCGCAACGCGCATTGAAAGAGATGGTGCGGGTGCTGAAACCGGGGGGGATGCTCTTTGTCTGTTTGGTCCGCCGCTCCGGTTTTGGCGCCTTGATCCAGATGCGCTGGCGGACGTGGGCGGTGACCGAACAGCAAGGCCTCGCCTGGCTGAAGGCCTGCCATCTGGAACATCCTGAATTCCAGACAATCCGTCTTGGATCCTGCGCGGGGCATGCCAGCACCGCATTCTGGGCGCGGCGACAGGGCGAGGCGGCACATGCACCCGAACCCGGAACCGCAACGGCCTTAGAGGGGGTCCTGTCGTGA
- a CDS encoding DUF2306 domain-containing protein has protein sequence MKTLRKSEWVILVGLLVYSFIPTFGGLFRVLELAGGPTIAPDNPRATAMPFPIVLHILCSFLFCLLGALQFLPSLRRNHPRAHRIMGRMVAVAGCLSAGSGVWMAHFYSFPTSLQGNMLYGARMILGCLMIAFILRSVLAIRARNVFRHSAFMLRAYAIAQGASTQTFLGMGWMILHGEQATGIPRDVLMVFAWGINLLVAEVLIWAVLAPKRLPTAHVPPQAMARRSTHSGSLM, from the coding sequence GTGAAAACCCTGCGCAAATCCGAGTGGGTGATCCTTGTCGGCCTCCTTGTTTACAGCTTCATACCGACCTTTGGCGGCCTGTTCCGCGTGCTGGAATTGGCCGGCGGACCGACAATCGCGCCAGACAATCCACGCGCGACGGCTATGCCGTTCCCGATTGTTCTGCACATCCTTTGCAGTTTCCTGTTTTGCCTCCTCGGCGCGCTCCAGTTCCTGCCAAGCCTCAGGCGAAACCATCCCCGCGCGCACCGCATCATGGGGCGCATGGTTGCGGTCGCGGGTTGCCTTTCTGCAGGAAGCGGGGTGTGGATGGCTCATTTCTACAGCTTTCCGACAAGCCTCCAGGGGAACATGCTGTATGGCGCGCGGATGATCCTCGGCTGTCTGATGATCGCGTTTATCCTCAGATCCGTGCTTGCCATCCGAGCCCGGAATGTCTTTCGGCACAGCGCTTTTATGCTGCGTGCCTATGCAATCGCTCAGGGCGCATCCACGCAAACCTTCCTCGGCATGGGATGGATGATCCTCCACGGGGAACAGGCCACAGGAATTCCGCGTGACGTCCTGATGGTATTTGCCTGGGGCATCAACCTGTTGGTCGCCGAGGTCTTGATTTGGGCGGTACTGGCACCGAAACGGCTGCCGACCGCCCATGTCCCGCCGCAGGCTATGGCCCGGCGCAGCACGCACAGCGGGTCACTCATGTGA